One genomic region from Lineus longissimus chromosome 6, tnLinLong1.2, whole genome shotgun sequence encodes:
- the LOC135489280 gene encoding uncharacterized protein LOC135489280, producing the protein MDNEVLPSSACDVNLDFTTGMEEDAINGNGSLALDESLLIEAGFAGDSTEMKVNGDMGASAPEAVGSSSPDVPCSEQQLSGISLDFGGTGGAETAVEVSAGTICPPPAGFQDSSPRSSSAAGMSVDSEQNGSTADVNGLSTDQHLDLGVHLDFGEPDAAVQPVSVGNTMATSLEPTTDQNTADLGDRPADVAEPPVDTGVCIHLESKDELCHLSEPTVQTAAVVENKEQEEDKLNPEEEEAAMKFLQLQAQKKQEDEFDDEFDIEDLPAKPPTVAAKAGPTKVTVDPGRVGSSTFYTSGQTGEEVMSKSTVSDVKVTHEEKSQVSVGKTQISQEKTEINQGMTHVYQNTTQAERSVFYTETTNTITKETKEIIGGSIFYTPATAAQNNGNIGGNGDGIVRPMTAGKEITQLNENSEASLVQTSGLVIDPNERSQDYSLDGNKTGSGATSHALQAAKAEWDTVETITPAVEGDDSDDDSVEGITGAAHVKTTPSITYEEGLACIKDSNLIRYKSQIRPTVQRGAWGSFKHAIFGPPKLHKNLVSEKEIVFLIAACPFDNREDPHFQILQTIYKKLTGSKFDCQRYGDHWELIGFQGNDPSTDLRATGLLGLLTVLYLVMDEKTASLARDIYKLSLHETQNFPFCVMSINMTRIALQGLREESLNKECNRRQSVMDVFNDIYTGTYLYMYQLWKSQHKTIKDSGYVIKDVETFVKKNPKGVLKNLDTYLADRSSGRAMLEDGNILNFAGVCDMGANEEDGDLV; encoded by the exons ATGGATAATGAAGTGTTACCAAGCTCAGCCTGTGATGTGAACCTGGATTTTACGACTGGGATGGAAGAAGATGCAATAAATGGAAATGGATCCCTTGCCTTGGATGAAAGTCTCCTGATTGAGGCTGGTTTTGCTGGAGATTCTACAGAGATGAAAGTGAATGGAGACATGGGGGCCAGTGCCCCAGAGGCAGTTGGGTCAAGTTCTCCAGATGTGCCTTGTTCAGAGCAACAGTTGAGTGGGATATCTTTGGATTTCGGAGGAACTGGTGGTGCAGAAACTGCTGTTGAAGTATCAGCTGGTACAATTTGTCCACCGCCGGCAGGATTTCAGGACAGTTCACCTCGATCGTCCTCAGCTGCTGGAATGTCAGTAGACTCTGAGCAAAATGGTAGCACAGCGGATGTGAATGGGTTGTCCACTGACCAACACTTGGACCTTGGGGTACATTTAGATTTTGGGGAACCTGACGCTGCAGTGCAACCTGTTAGTGTTGGTAATACGATGGCTACATCGCTGGAGCCAACTACTGACCAGAACACAGCAGATCTCGGTGATAGGCCAGCAGATGTTGCTGAACCACCTGTTGATACGGGTGTCTGCATCCACTTGGAATCCAAAGATGAACTCTGCCACCTTAGTGAACCAACAGTTCAGACTGCAGCTGTAGTAGAAAACAAGGAACAGGAGGAAGACAAACTTAATCCAGAAGAAGAGGAAGCTGCCATGAAGTTTCTTCAACTTCAAGCACAGAAAAAG cagGAAGACGAGTTTGATGATGAATTCGACATTGAAGATCTGCCAGCCAAGCCGCCAACTGTAGCAGCTAAAGCTGGTCCCACCAAGGTTACCGTCGACCCAGGGAGAGTTGGTAGCAGTACGTTTTATACATCAGGACAGACTGGGGAAGAAGTCATGAGCAAAAGTACAGTTTCAGATGTTAAGGTCACACATGAAGAGAAGTCCCAAGTCAGCGTAGGAAAGACCCAAATCAGCCAAGAAAAGACAGAAATCAACCAAGGAATGACCCATGTCTACCAAAACACGACTCAAGCTGAAAGAAGTGTTTTCTATACTGAGACTACTAACACTATAACTAAAGAGACAAAGGAAATTATTGGTGGAAGCATATTTTATACTCCTGCTACTGCTGCACAAAATAATGGTAATATTGGTGGAAATGGAGATGGAATTGTTAGACCCATGACTGCTGGCAAGGAAATAACTCAGCTAAATGAAAACTCGGAG GCTTCCTTAGTTCAAACAAGTGGTTTGGTGATCGATCCAAATGAGAGAAGTCAGGATTATTCACTTGATGGTAACA AAACTGGTAGTGGTGCAACCTCCCATGCTCTCCAGGCAGCGAAAGCAGAGTGGGACACAGTCGAGACCATTACCCCAG CAGTCGAAGGCGATGACAGTGATGACGACAGTGTCGAGG GGATTACTGGTGCTGCCCATGTGAAGACCACACCGTCCATTACGTACGAGGAAGGACTTGCATGCATCAAAGATTCTAATTTGATCCGATACAAG TCTCAAATCCGTCCAACAGTCCAGCGTGGTGCTTGGGGTTCATTCAAACATGCCATCTTCGGACCCCCTAAATTGCACAAGAACTTGGTCTCGGAAAAAGAGATTGTTTTTCTCATCGCTGCCTGTCCTTTCGACAACCGAGAAGACCCTCACTTTCAAATTCTGCAGACGATTTATAAGAAGTTGACGGGATCTAAGTTTGATTGTCAACGTTATGGTGATCATTGGGAATTGATAGGATTTCAAG GAAACGACCCGTCAACTGACTTACGAGCCACTGGCCTGCTTGGTCTGCTAACCGTCCTGTATTTAGTGATGGATGAGAAAACGGCGTCTCTAGCCAGAGACATCTACAAACTGTCCCTCCACGAGACACAGAACTTCCCATTCTGCGTGATGAGCATTAACATGACTAGGATAGCGTTACAGGGTTTGAGGGAGGAGTCGTTAAATAA AGAGTGCAATAGACGGCAGTCCGTGATGGATGTGTTCAACGATATCTACACCGGCacatatttatacatgtaccagcTCTGGAAATCTCAACATAAAACTATCAAAGATTCTGGATACGTTATCAAAG ATGTTGAGACGTTTGTGAAAAAGAACCCAAAAGGTGTCTTAAAGAATCTCGACACCTATCTCGCTGATCGTAGCTCGGGAAGAGCCATGCTCGAGGACGGAAACATTTTGAACTTTGCCGGTGTCTGTGATATGGGAGCTAATGAGGAGGACGGGGACTTAGTGTAA